In Crinalium epipsammum PCC 9333, the genomic window TGCGGCTGAGAATTAAGGAGGTGACTATTGGGAGGGGGCTGTTGTTGCCCATACCTAGTGTCATTGCTAGGGGCATACCAGCAACCATTTGGGCAGCATCTAAGCGTTTGGTAGCAATATTTGATGCGATCGCTTTCCAACTTGTTTCTCTATGTAAGTTAACTTCTTCAATTCCGTGCTTTTGGAAAAAGCCTTTTTCTTTAGCAACAATTAATGGCGCACAATCTGTTAAAGGTAAAAAGCCAATATCTAAAGTAACTTTTTCTAGTCCTTGACGTACTTTGGCAGGACGTGATACAGGTTTACTTGCAGCTTCCTGTATTTGGCGTTTTTTCGCACGTTTTTGTTGATTTAAGAAGTAAATGATCTCGTTACGCATTTTGTAGTAACTGGGATGGTTTACTACTTCTAAACGGTGGCGTGGGCGCGGAATATTTACATTTAAAATTTGTCCAATGTGTGCTTCTGGTCCATTTGTTAACATCACAATTCGGTCAGATAGCAGTAATGCTTCGTCTACATCATGTGTCACCATGATGCACGTAAGATGACTTTCTTCGCAGATTTTCATTAGTTGTTCTTGCAAACCACCGCGAGTTAAAGCATCTAATGCGCCAAAGGGTTCATCTAGTAAAAGTACTTTAGGACGGATAGCTAAGGCGCGGGCGATCGCAACTCGTTGTTTCATCCCACCAGATAATTCCCCAGGACGTTTATCGGCTGCGTGGCGCAATCCTACTAAGTCGATGTGTTTTTGGATAATGGTTTTGCGATCGCCTCCAGGCTGATCTTTTAATACTTCATCTACAGCTAAGGCAATATTTTCATATACCGTTAGCCAAGGTAGCAAGGAATAATTTTGAAACACCACCATTCTATCTGGACCAGGTGATGTAATTTGTTTACCTTCTAAAACTACTCCGCCGTGACTGGGTTTATCTAAACCAGCCACCATATTTAATAAGGTGGATTTTCCACAGCCTGAGTGTCCAATTAAGGAAATAAATTCACCTTGATTGATTTTTAGTTCGATATTTCTCAGGGCGACGTAGGTGTCACCATTAGCTAGAGAGAATATTTTATCAACGTGATCGACTTCAACAAATACAGACATAGTAATTTAGGCTTTTAGGCTTTTTCTAGGAAATCAGTTTTTT contains:
- a CDS encoding ABC transporter ATP-binding/substrate-binding protein (This model describes the ATP binding subunits of ATP-binding cassette (ABC) transporters for nitrate transport, or for bicarbonate transport, in bacteria and archaea.), yielding MSVFVEVDHVDKIFSLANGDTYVALRNIELKINQGEFISLIGHSGCGKSTLLNMVAGLDKPSHGGVVLEGKQITSPGPDRMVVFQNYSLLPWLTVYENIALAVDEVLKDQPGGDRKTIIQKHIDLVGLRHAADKRPGELSGGMKQRVAIARALAIRPKVLLLDEPFGALDALTRGGLQEQLMKICEESHLTCIMVTHDVDEALLLSDRIVMLTNGPEAHIGQILNVNIPRPRHRLEVVNHPSYYKMRNEIIYFLNQQKRAKKRQIQEAASKPVSRPAKVRQGLEKVTLDIGFLPLTDCAPLIVAKEKGFFQKHGIEEVNLHRETSWKAIASNIATKRLDAAQMVAGMPLAMTLGMGNNSPLPIVTSLILSRNGNAITLSNQFYEQGVRNLKDLKRIISQTNEQTYSLGVVHPSSMHNLMLRYWLASGGIDPDKDVNLVVLPPSQMVDRLKSGEIDGYCVGEPWNSRAVHEGLGFVIATDLDIWQGNPEKVLGVREDWANQYPETHLALVKALLEACEYCDHHQHRQEILHLLCQPQYLDSLPAYVRPGFIAPYNRGTHEQPRLLPRYHQFYVNQTNCPGRVEGLWILTQLARWGLTPFPKNWIEILDRVRRVDLFGEAARQLGLPDKEPDRASFQLFDGMVFNPDDPLGYLQRLDIHREIQIKEIIIDAVNTAAA